The following are from one region of the Trichoderma breve strain T069 chromosome 5, whole genome shotgun sequence genome:
- a CDS encoding alpha/beta hydrolase fold domain-containing protein: protein MSNFKFDTEFYGVMKTQLESPTPPEPQNAYEVRESSTVFLKAIAKAFPAVKGIEEQVFSTTSYDGAVVNVTRFASQSAIKSDTPLPAVLWIHGGGMVSGTVAIYARITAYLAEQLGYPVFAVEQRSAPEYSAKESLEDCYAALAWLSKNAKELNVDAAKLSVMGDSAGGLMSASTALNARDRKLSPPLAKQVLIYPALDDRTPSTEKDPRKDFLLWTERSTVIVWDAYLARGQYEKKNVEIPQNAIPARVEDLSGLPLTYIDCGTVDLFLEEDLTYVKRLIKAGVNVELHVQPGLPHGWELVGTSVGWFKAALETRINFIKRDF, encoded by the coding sequence ATGAGTAACTTCAAGTTCGATACCGAGTTCTATGGTGTTATGAAGACACAGCTCGAAAGCCCTACACCGCCGGAGCCTCAAAATGCCTACGAAGTCCGGGAGTCCAGCACAGTCTTCCTCAAAGCTATCGCAAAGGCATTCCCTGCCGTCAAGGGCATCGAGGAACAGGTCTTTAGCACCACAAGCTATGATGGGGCCGTGGTCAACGTAACTCGTTTTGCGTCTCAGTCCGCCATCAAATCGGATACTCCACTCCCTGCAGTGCTCTGGATCCATGGCGGAGGCATGGTGTCGGGCACCGTCGCGATCTATGCACGAATCACTGCCTATCTGGCCGAGCAACTTGGATACCCTGTCTTTGCTGTTGAGCAACGCTCGGCGCCCGAGTACTCTGCAAAGGAGAGCTTGGAGGACTGCTATGCCGCGCTAGCTTGGCTGTCCAAGAATGCCAAAGAGCTCAACGTCGATGCGGCCAAGCTTTCAGTTATGGGTGACAGTGCAGGAGGCCTTATGTCTGCGAGCACTGCACTTAATGCGCGAGACCGCAAGCTAAGCCCACCTCTGGCAAAGCAAGTTCTGATTTATCCTGCCCTCGATGATCGTACGCCAAGCACAGAAAAGGACCCTCGCAAGGACTTTTTGCTATGGACAGAAAGAAGCACTGTGATTGTCTGGGATGCATATCTGGCTAGAGGTCAatacgaaaaaaagaacgtCGAAATCCCCCAGAACGCTATTCCAGCACGTGTGGAGGATCTGAGCGGACTCCCACTAACATACATTGATTGTGGCACGGTTGACTTGTTCTTGGAAGAGGACCTCACTTATGTTAAGAGGCTTATCAAAGCCGGGGTTAATGTTGAGCTGCACGTTCAACCTGGCCTTCCTCATGGGTGGGAGCTGGTAGGCACTAGTGTTGGCTGGTTCAAGGCTGCCCTAGAAACTCGGATTAATTTTATCAAGCGTGACTTTTAG